In the genome of Vicia villosa cultivar HV-30 ecotype Madison, WI unplaced genomic scaffold, Vvil1.0 ctg.002711F_1_1, whole genome shotgun sequence, one region contains:
- the LOC131639619 gene encoding uncharacterized protein LOC131639619 has product MLETQISQIAQTPAAQTTHGGQFPGQTQPNPKGEANAITLRSGTTYDGPRNPTLSAPKKPEENVVPTDQVEKPEEYIKQPNQGVDTKDNNYTPPPYKTSIPYLQRLKKTKMESQYLKFIKVIEKIHVEIPFTEAITQIPSYTKFLKDILPNKRRLDDHKPLECHFISENKLAKKDKDLKSFSISCILGNHMIDKAFLDLEASISLMPLAVCKRLNLRELHPTKMSLQSADRSVKYPIGILEDKTVKIGQLYIPTDFVVMDINEDEEIQILLGRPFLSTAGAIIDVKKRKLTFEVRNERIEFILLKFLMAPVIGDACYTIDIIDECINELERDESLIKLPSTPILEDDGFKSMKPYIDGNLFKCLALTPDHMPCPKKPFLELKELPKNLRYEFLDEDMNRPVIINAILNQKETNQLLDILQKCPSALAIKSLT; this is encoded by the coding sequence ATGCTCGAAACTCAGATCTCGCAAATAGCTCAAACACCGGCTGCACAAACTACACATGGAGGACAGTTCCCtggacaaactcaacccaatcctaaaggGGAAGCAAACGCCATTACCTTAAGAAGCGGAACCACTTATGATGGACCTAGAAACCCAACATTGAGCGCACCCAAAAAACCTGAGGAAAATGTCGTGCCCACAGACCAAGTAGAGAAACCAGAGGAATATATAAAACAACCAAACCAAGGGGTAGATACAAAAGACAATAATTACACACCACCACCGTATAAGACATCAATTCCATATCTGCAGAGACTTAAGAAAACCAAGATGGAAAGTCAATACCTAAAATTTATCAAGGTGATAGAAAAAATTCACGTAGAAATCCCTTTTACAGAAGCAATCACCCAAATACCATCATACACTAAATTCTTAAAAGACATCTTGCCTAACAAGCGCAGACTCGACGATCATAAACCCTTAGAATGCCATTTCATCTCCGAGAATAAACTTGCCAAGAAAGATAAAGACCTCAAAAGTTTTTCCATTTCGTGCATCCTAGGAAATCATATGATCGATAAAGCTTTCTTAGACTTAGAAGCAAGCATAAGTTTAATGCCTTTGGCAGTTTGCAAGAGGTTAAACTTACGAGAACTTCATCCGACTAAAATGTCCTTACAATCAGCTGATAGATCTGTCAAATACCCTATAGGCATATTAGAAGATAAAACAGTTAAAATAGGTCAGTTATATATTCCGACTGATTTCGTAGTAATGGATattaatgaagatgaagaaattcaaattctcttaggaagaccattcttgtcAACAGCCGGAGCCATAATAGACGTTAAGAAAAGAAAACTAACATTCGAAGTAAGAAATGAGAGGATAGAATTCATCCTCTTAAAGTTTCTCATGGCACCGGTGATAGGAGATGCATGCTATACAATCGATATCATTGATGAATGCATAAATGAACTTGAGCGAGATGAATCCTTAATTAAACTACCTTCAACCCCCATCTTAGAGGATGATGGATTCAAGAGTATGAAACCCTACATTGATGGCAACCTCTTTAAATGTTTAGCTCTTACACCAGACCATATGCCGTGTCCTAAAAAGCCATTTTTAGAACTTAAAGAATTACCCAAGAATCTAAGATATGAGTTTTTGGATGAAGACATGAATCGCCCTGTTATAATTAATGCCATTCTGAACCAAAAAGAAACAAATCAGCTCTTGGATATCTTGCAAAAATGTCCCTCGGCATTAGCTATAAAATCTCTGACTTAA